The Sulfuricurvum sp. IAE1 genomic interval TCGTGCGAAAAATAGGGGTTGGAAAGAAACACGACCATGTCTCCCGCTTCGGGACGCAGCGTGATCGTGTTGCCCTGAGCGTCACAGAGGTAGTTGAAGAGCAGTTCGCCCCCGCTGAAATGATCCGTATCGGTCGGGTTGGGGGTATAGGAGGTGGTAAAGAGGACCGTCGTGATTTTACGTTCCGGGGCTACGGTGCGAAACCCGATCGTATTTCCCTCTAAATCGCGCAGTTCGCTCGAATCGTCCGAATGCCGGACATAGAACGATCCCTGATCGTATCCGAGTACCTGCACGTCGGTTGCTTGGGTGAGAGAAACGGCAAAAAACCGTTCGATCTCTCCGCGAACCGTGCTGAAACGTCTTTCATACACTGCTCGATGCTCGGGAGTCAGCGTATGGATGTCGGTTTTGCGGATCGCCGTGTCGAGCGATTTCCCCCGAAGTTCTGCGGCTACCGCGTCACGATCGGCAAGTGCGGCTTCGGTGATCGCGCGGCACTCTGCGGGGCTAAGTACCCCTTCGAGCACCAGGTAGGGAAAATCGTGGTAGGGGTTGGGGAGCCGTTTGGTGGGTATCTTCATTCCCAGCAGCTCATCGCGGGCGTAGACGTAATTGCTGATCTGGTGCATCGGAACGGTTACTTTTTATCCGTCACGATATAAAGCTGCTCGTGCCCGAGGCGTTTAAGGACGTCCATGACGCCAACGAAGTTCTGGAAAGCGGCTTCTTTGTCACTGTACAAAACAACCGTCATCTCCTTGCCCCCCTGGAGCACTTTTTGTTCGAACTGCTCCAGGCTAACCTGCGTTTTCTCGTCGATCCAGAGGGAGCCGTCTTTTTTGATCGTCAGCTTGAGCTCGCTTGGTTTATGCTCCGCCGAGGCCCCTTTGGCTTCGGGGAGATCGACGGGAATCAACCCCGTTTTGACGAACGTCGCGGTGGTGAGCACCATCACCAGGAGCACCAGCATGATGTCGATGAAGGGGATGACGTTGATCGAATCGATCCGTTTCATTTTCTTCACGCTTTATCCTTTGGTTTTGTTCTGAATTTCCCAACGGGTGATGATCTTCTCCATCTTACGCAAAAGGATGTTGTAAAACACGATCGATGGGATCGCGACCACAAGCCCCATCGCGGTCGCTTTAAGTGCGAGCGCGAGACCCGTCATAATTTTCTTGGGATCGACCGCACCGGCGTCTCCCAGCGCATAAAAGGTGATCATGATCCCCAAAACGGTCCCCAGAAGCCCTACGTACGGTGCGTTCGATCCGATCGTCGCGATCGTGCTGACGTTGTTGCCCAAATCCAGTTCGAGCTCCTCTTTCGTCTCGTAATCGCTGATACGGATCGATCCGTACGTCATCAGCCGCTCGATAAAAAACCATAGCGACACGACGCTCATCACCACCAAAATTCCGATTACTCCGTAATCGAGCGCCTGTTCCGCCCACGTAAGCCAACTGTTATCCATTCTGTTTTTCTCCTTTTTTAAATTCAAGTTTGACGCAGGTCCCTTCCCCGGGTCGGGAAGCGACGTGCAGTCCGATGCCGTGACGGTCGCAATAGCGCTTGACCAGTCCCAGGCCGATCCCGTATCCCGCCATGGCGGTATCGTTTTGATAGTAACGGTCGTAAATCCGCATCAGGGTGATTTCATCCATCCCCTGCCCTTTGTCGCAGATACTGAGGGTATTGGACTCCATCACAATCGCGATGGCGGGAGAGTGAGGGGAATACTTGATCCCGTTTTCGACGAGATTGTCGATCACTTTTCCCAAACCGATCCGGTCGCATTGGACGTTCCACGATCCGGTGAGGATCTCCCAGGCCACTCCCGGGTAGAGAGGACGCAAAAAATCGAGCCGTTCGCTGAGGAGTGTTTCGAGGTCAAACGATTCTATCCGTTCCCGTTCCATCTGCTTTTTGATCAAATAATCGAGCTCATTATACCGTTCTTTGAGCATCGTTGCGGCCGTTTCGATCCGTTCGAGCCGCTTGAGGCTTTTGTCGTCGGTGTTCGTTTTGCGGAGCATCTCGACGTTTGCGGTGATGGTGTTCACCGGGAGATTGAGTTCGTGCAGGGTCTCTTTCGAGAGACGCTCGAGATGATCAAAGTGTTCCCGGAGCGGGTCGAGGGCGATTTTGGCCAGAACCCTTCCGACTCCGACCGTCACGAGCAGCACTCCCAAGGCGATAATACCCCATTGCTGGAATCCGATTACCTGATGCAGGTAGTAGATCCCTCCGACCAGAACCGCCGTCGTGAAAACGTACAGCGACGTGAGGGCGATTTCGACGCTACGGAACAAGCCGATACCCCACGCCGCGGATATTGACGATCCGCTCCGAGCCGATCTCTTGTTTGAGGCGGTTGATGTAAACCCGCACCGCCCCTTCGCTGATCATTTCCGAGGGGCTCCACAAGGCATCCATGATCATCTCTTTGGTGACGATCTCGCCGACGTTTTGGATGAACAGCACCATCAGCTGGTATTCTTTGAGGGTGAAGGGGATCTCTTTGTCCCCCATCATGACACATTTGTGCCGTTCGTCGATACACAAATCTCCCGCACACCGCCGGCTTGTCCCTTTGCTCCGCCGCAGCAGGGCATGGGTCCGGACGATCAGTTCTTGCGTGTCAAACGGTTTTTTGAGATAGTCTTCGGCACCGATCTCGAACGCTTCGGACAAAACCCCCGTTTCCTGGTGAGAGGTCAGGTAAATCGCCGGGGTCGTATCGTTGGCCCGCCGGAGTTCCCGCAGCAACGAGAGACCGTCGATCAGGGGAACATTGATGTCGAGCAGGTAAAGGTCGAAATGGCTGGCGTAGGTTGCATCCAGCGCCTCTTGGCCGTTTCGGCAGAAATGGACCTCGAATCCTTCTTCCTCCAATAAATCGGCGATCGATTCGCCGAACAGGAGGTCATCTTCGAGGAGGAGGATTTTAGTCGACACGCTCGATCGACCATTTGAGGGTTTCGCCCGCCTTCATCGGTACGACGCTGCCGTAGATGTCGGGGACGTGAAATTCGCGTTTGGAAAGCGTCACCTCTTTGTACTCGGCACAGATGCCGTAAATCCGCTGGGCGTTGTCGCTGACGAACGCCTGCAGGTTGTCGAGTTTGCCGTGTGCGTCGAAAATCTCGCACAACAGCTGCAGCGCGATGGGGGCGGTAAAGACCCCCGCACCGCACCCGCACGACTCTTTCGCATGTTTGGGGTGCGGGGCACTGTCCGAACCGAACATCACTTTGGGATGCGCTTCAAGCGCCACTTTCAGGAGCGCTTCACGGTCGTTCGGACGTTTGGCGATCGGTTTGCAAAACAGATGCGGCCGCAGCAATCCCCCCGCGACGTCATCCAGCGTGATCATGAGGTGGTGCACCGTAATCGTCGCATAGAGGTTGTCGTATTTGTCCAGCATCTCCACCGCGTCGCGCGTCGTAATATGTTCCATCACGATTTTCAGACGGGGAAAATTCGAGGCGAGCATCTCGTACACGCTCATAAATTCCGCTTCGCGGTCCATCACGAAACCGTTCGTCTCGCCGTGTACTGAGAGCACGATCCCAAGGTCGCTCATCGCTTCAAGGGTCTCGCGCATCGACTCGATGTCAAACGACGCGACTCCCCCCTCAGAATTCGTCGTCACCCCGCTGGGATAGAGTTTGATCGCGATGATGTCGTCTTTGATCTCTTCAAGGAAAGCGCGGCTGTAGTTTTGGTAAAACAGCGTCATATAGGGTTCGAAATCATCCGCCCCCGTAGCATGCAGAATTCTTTCTTTGTACCCCGATACCATCTCTTTGGTCGTCACGGGGGGGACAAGGTTAGGCATGACAAGGGCCCCGCTGAAACTGTACGACGTTAGCGGGGCGACGGTTTCGAGCATCTCGCCGTCGCGAAGGTGAAGGTGCATGTCCAGCGGCATGGTCAAAGTTACGGTTTTCATCAGCGGCCTCCCAGTTGTTTTTGCGCTTCGCCGATCATGGCATTGAGTGCCTCTTCGTAGCGTTTGGCTTCGGACTCGTCGGTCGATTCGAAACGGGTGACGAGGACCGGGGTCGTATTGCTGGCGCGGACAAGCCCCCATCCGTGATCGAAAATAACCCGCACCCCGTCGACGTCGATGATCTCACGGATTGCGGGGAATCCTGCCGGGGGATTTTTCAACAGTTCCTTGAGTTTTGCGATCAGGGGGAATTTTTCCTGTTCGGTCGTTTTTACCTTGATCTCTTCGGTCGAAAACACTTTCGGAAGCTTCGCGATTTCGGCATCGAGGTCGATACCGTCCTGGATCAGTTCGAGCATTCGAAGCGTCGCATAAATAGCATCATCATAGCCGAAATAGCGGTCGGAGAAGAATACGTGTCCGCTCACTTCGCATGCCAGGTCGGCGTGAAGTTCTTTCATTTTTACTTTGAGGTTTGAATGCCCCGTTTTGTACATCACCGCGGTCGCTCCGCGCTCGCGCAGGGTATCGTACATCACCTGCGAGCATTTCACCTCCCCGATCACGGTCGGGCGTTCCATCTTCAGAGCAAACAACAGGGCCATCATATCCCCTTTGATGTTATTGGCGCGCGTCAGAACGGCGATCCGGTCACTGTCGCCGTCATAAGCGAACGCAATATCCCCCTCTTTGAAGAGCAGCTCTTTAATGTCTTCAAGGTTGTGCTCTTCGCTCGGGTCGGGATGGTGATTGGGAAACGTCCCGTCGGGATCGGTGTAGATCCCCTTGGCATTGAGGCCGAGTGAGCGGAAGATATCGTCGATTGCCAGTCCCGCGACCCCGTTGCCGCAGTCGTAGACGATCCGCTGCGGCATCCCCCGCAGGTGGCCGAACGCTTCGATCATATAGGCTTTGTAACGGCTCAGCGCGTCGATCTCTATCACCTGACGCGCTACTTTCGGAGGAAACGGGAGGGCTTCGATCTTCCGCCCCAGGGCATAGATCTGTTCCCCGAAAAAAGGGGCCTTGTCAATCGTAATTTTAAATCCGTTGTATTCGCTCGGGTTGTGCGAACCGGTAATCATCACCGAAGCGCACGGCGTTATCCCGCCGAAATCCTGATAATTGCAAAAATAATTGACCGGGGTCGGAACCATCCCCATCCCAAGTACCTTCATCCCCCCCGCATTGAGCCCTGCGGCAAGGTATTCGAACAATACCGGCGAATGGCTGCGCGCGTCGTATCCGACCGCAACGTACTCGCCGTGCGGACGCATCTCATCCGCGAGCGCGTATCCCAGACGGGTAATCGTCTCTTCGTTTAGTTCTTTGTCAAAAATGCCCCGAATGTCATATTCACGGTAGATACTCATCAAATCCCTTTTTACTTCATAAACAATAACCGATTATACAACGAGGTTGGTAAAAGAGTCTTTGCGGAGGAAAAACCTCCGCGGAAAGAATAGTGTAGAAGTGTTACAACAGTGTTAAAAAAGGGTCAAATGGCCCTTTTGAATTCAGGATACGATTCCAGTCCGCATTCACTGACGTCGAGTCCCTGGAGCTGTTCCTCATCGCTTGCGCGGAAGGGGATCACGATGTTGATCAGGTAAATAAGGGCAAACGAAACGCTAAAGACGAACGCTCCGATCACAGCCACCCCTTTGAGCTGGTTCAGAAACGTCACCCCGCCGGAGGGATCCGCGGCGAACAGTCCGACCGCGAGGGTCCCCCAGATACCGTTTACCAGATGGACCGACAGTGCCCCGACGGGATCGTCAATCCGCAAACGGTCGAACAGCGGAACCGCCAAAACGACCAGAGCCCCGCCGATTCCCCCGACCGCGATCGCATCCACCGTCGTATAGAGGTGCGGTCCTGCCGTGACGGCGACAAGCCCGCCAAGAGCCCCATTGAGAATCATCGTAATGTCGAACAGACGGTAGCGGATATAGATCAGCACTCCCGCCGCGATCGCGCCGGCAAGCCCTGCCGTATTCGTGTTGAATACCGTCAACGTGACGCTGTCTGCGGCTTCTTTGGTCGCAATACTCCCGACCGATCCGCCGTTAAACCCGAACCATCCGATCCACAGCAGCATCGCTCCCAGAACGACCAGCGGGATATTGGACGCGGGAATGACCCGGATCTGGTTTCCGGCATAACGTCCTTTACGCGCCCCGATGATAAGGATCGCGGCCAGCAGCGCCCATCCTCCCGTCGAGTGGATGACCGTGGAACCGGCGAGATCGACGATGTTCAGATCCAGCACGGTACCCTTGAGCCAGTCGCTCCCCCAGCTGATGTTGACCGACGTGGGATATATCAAGGTCCCCATGATGACCGTAAAAAGGGTCAGGGGAAGCAGTTTGGCCCGTTCGCCGACGCCGCCGCTCATGATATTGATCGCTTTGCCGACAAACGCCATCTGGAACATGAAAAATGCCCACTGGCTCATCGAGGTGCTTTGAAAACCACCGAACGCCAGTTCGAATCCGACGAGAATAAACGCCATCGATGCCACAGCGTAAATCATGACGTTGACCGTCAACACGCTGGAGACGTTTTTGGTCCGCACCAGGCCTGCTTCGAGCATGGCAAAACCGGGAACCATCAGGATGATCAACGTGATCGAAAAAAGGGCAAAAAGGGTATCGAGTGCGTAGGAAAGATCCATGCTCCGCCTTTATCAGGATATAAAACGGGCATTATAAATGCAATTGCACGGAATGAAGAAGAAAAATTGATTAAAAATTAATCATGCAGCTTCAGAGGGTTGGGGGGAACAAGCCTGCCCCCGCCATCCCAACCGACACGTACGGTCGGGATATATCGCCGTTAAATGGCTTCGACATCCGTTTCGCCCGTACGGATACGGACGATTTTGCTGACATCGCTGACGAAAATTTTGCCGTCCCCGATTTTACCGGTGCGGGCCGCTTCGACGACGGTGTTGACCACCTGGTCCACCATCGCATCGTCCACCACCATCTCCATCTTGATTTTGGGTAGGAAATCGACCACGTACTCGGCACCGCGATAGAGTTCGCTGTGCCCTTTCTGGCGTCCGTATCCTTTGACCTCGCTCACCGTCATACCAGTGATTCCGATCTCGGCCAACGCATCCTTCACATCTTCCAGTTTAAAAGGTTTGATAACCGCTTCAATTTTTTTCATTGTCTCTTCCTTATAGGTTAAATCCGCGTTCGCCGTGTACCGATTCGTCAAGCCCCTGGCTCTCCTGCTCCTCGTTGACACGCGAACCGCCGGTCAATGCCATCGCGACATAGTAGACCACGATCGTTCCGACCAGGGTAAACAACCCGACGATCAGTACGGATTCCGCCTGTACCATGATCTGCCCCATACGGTCACCCGCATCTTTGAGCGGTCCAGCCCACAACAGCGCGTTGTCGCCGTTTGGAGTATACAGGGCGAAAACACCCGTTGCGATCGCACCCCAAAGGCCCGCGAGGAAATGAACCCCGAAAGCGTCGAGCGAATCGTCGTACCCCAGTTTTTTCTTCAGCACCGTCACACCGTAGAACGCTACGAGGGCACCTACCGCACCGATAATGAACGCACCGGATACATCAACGAATCCCGCAGCCGGAGTAATCGCGACCAGACCCGCAATGGCACCGGTCGCCGCGCCGAGCAAAGTCGGTTTTTTGAACACCGCGTACTCCACGATGATCCATGTCAGGGTTGCCACCGCAGCCGCAACCGTCGTCGTCAGATAAGCGACACCCGCAATCGCGTTCGCACCGAAAGCCGATCCGCCGTTGAACCCGTACCATCCGAACCAGAGCAGCCCCGCACCGATAGCGGTGAGAATGACGCTGGCAGGTTTCATTGCCGTTTTCGGATATCCCGCACGTTTGCCGATGAGCAGCGCAAGTACCAGACCGGCCAGACCGCCGTTCATATGTACGACCGTACCGCCGGCGAAGTCAAGCGCCCCTTCGTTGAAGAGATAACCGCCACCCCATACCATGTGGGTGATCGGAGCATAGACCACGATCGTCCAGATAAAGGCGAAAACCATCCATGTGGAAAACTTCATCCGCTCGATCACCGATCCGGCCGCAATCGCCACGGTGATCGCCGCGAACGTTCCCTGGAATACGACAAAGACGAACTTGGGATAAAGCTGTCCCAGATCGACACTCGCAAACTCCGTCCAGCTGATACCGCTGAGCATCAGATGGCCGAATCCGCCGATAACCTGATTCATGGGTCCCTCAGCTGTTCCGAACGCAATCGAGAAGCCGGCGACGACCCACGCGATAAACGCGACGACAAACGCTCCGAACACCATGGCGTAGGTGTTGAGAACGTTTTTCGCTCTCGTCATCCCCGCATAGAACATTGCAAGACCGATCGGCGTCATCAGCATGACCAGCGCCGTCGACATCATCATCCAAGCCGTATCACCCGAATTGAGTACAGGTGCTGCGGCCGCTTCTTCGGCAAACGCCGATACGCCAAGTAGCGATAAAGCTAAAAGCCACTTTTTCATTATCCTCTCCTTATGTAGGTTGATCCTTCGAACAATCCCGTATTAACTGAAATGTCACGTACCATTGTACAAGTTAAGGGAATCAAGAAGATGCAAATAACTGATTATTTTTTAATCAATTTAAAAGATCATTTAGAAAGCAACTCAATAGGGGAGAAAAAACGGCTTACCGCGCGGGCGCGCGGGTACATTAATTAATTGGAGATTAAATCGCGTCGCCGTCGGTTTCGCCCGTACGGATACGGATAATACGCTCGACATCGCTGACGAAAATCTTTCCGTCGCCGATTTTTCCCGTACGGGCCGCTTCGACGATGGTATTGACGACCTGCTCGGCCATTGCATCATCGACAATCATTTCCATTTTGATTTTGGGTAGGAAATCGACCACGTACTCGGCACCGCGATAGAGTTCACTGTGCCCTTTCTGGCGTCCGTATCCCTTGACTTCGCTCACCGTCATACCGGTGATTCCGATCTCGGCCAGCGCGTCTTTCACGTCTTCGAGTTTAAAAGGTTTGATAACCGCTTCAATTTTTTTCATAATAATGGATATCTCCGCATCGTATGTAATCGTTCGAATAATTGTAACCTTATTTAATTAATTAAGCAATGAAGTGCCGATCGATCCGAAAAAAACAGATTTTGAGACTTTAAGTCTCGTTGAGCTATAATCAGCCAACCAATCTTCACTTTCCGGGGACGAAATGAACGATCTGCTAGACAACAGCGAAATCAACGATATTAATATTGAGGACACCCTCAAGAGCAGTTACCTCGACTATTCGATGAGCGTCATCATCGGGCGGGCGCTTCCCGATGTACGCGACGGGCTCAAACCGGTACACCGCCGTATTCTCTACGCGATGGATAAACTCAACCTCTCCGCAGGCGCCAAGTACAAAAAATCAGCCCGTATCGTCGGGGATGTCATCGGTCAGTACCACCCGCACGGCGACACCTCCGTCTACGACGCCCTCGTCCGTATGGCCCAACCGTTCTCGATGCGCGCACCGCTCGTCGACGGGCAGGGGAACTTCGGTTCGGTCGACGGCGACAACGCCGCGGCCATGCGTTATACCGAAGCGCGGATGACCCGCTATGCGGGGGAACTGCTCAAAGACCTAGACAAAGATACCGTCGACATGGTCGACAACTACGACGGCACGACGCAAGAACCCGACGTCCTTCCGACCCGCGTTCCGAATCTTCTGATCAACGGTTCGGCCGGTATCGCCGTCGGTATGGCGACGAACATTCCTCCCCACAATCCCCAGGAAGTGCTTCAGGCGCTCGTCTACCTGATCGACAATCCGGGTGCTTCGCTGATCGACATCATGCAGTTTATCAAAGCCCCCGACTTCCCGACGGGCGGTACCATCTACGGGAAAAAAGGGATCCTGGACGCGTACGAAACCGGCCGGGGACGTATCCGCGTACGGGCCAAAACCCACATCGAGAAAAAATCGAACAAAGACGTCATCGTCATCGACGAACTCCCCTACCAGGTCAATAAAGCGCGCTTGATCGAAAGCATCGCCGAACTCGTCAAAGACAAATTTATCGAGGGGATCAGCGAAATCCGCGACGAATCCGACCGTGAAGGGATCCGTGTCGTTATCGAACTCAAACGCGACGCGATGAGCGAAATCGTCCTCAACAACCTCTACAAATCGACAAACATGGAGACAACGTTCGGGATTATCATGCTCTCGACGTTCAACCAGGAGCCGCGCGTCTTCACCCTGCTCGAAATGTTGGGCCATTTCATCAATCACCGCAAAACGGTCATTATCCGCCGCACGATTTTCGATCTCGAAAAAGCCAAAGCCCGCGCCCATATCCTCGAAGGTCTGAAAAAAGCGCTCGATCACATCGACGCGATCATCAAACTGATCCGCGGCAGCGCGGACGGCGAGAGCGCGAAAAACGGCCTGATGGAGCAATTCGGTTTCTCCCCCATCCAGGCGCAGGCGATTCTCGACATGCGTCTGCAGCGCCTCACCGGACTCGAGCGTGAAAAAATCGAAAACGAACTGCGCGAAATCCTCGCACACATCGAATACCTCGAGAGCATCCTCCGCAGCGAAGAGGTTCTCAAAGGGATCATCAAAGAGGAGTTCACCGAGCTCGTCGAACAGTACAACATCCCGCGTCTGACCGACATCGAGGACAACTACGACGATATCAACATCGAAGACCTGATCCCCAACGAACCGATGGTCGTTACGATCACCCACCGCGGCTACATCAAACGGGTACCGCTCGCCGCTTACGAAAAACAGCGCCGCGGCGGCAAAGGCAAAGTCGCCGTCACGACCTACGACGACGACTTCATCGAAAAATTCTATACCTGCAACACGCACGATACGCTGATGTTCGTCACCGACCGGGGACAGCTGCACTGGCTCAAAGTGTACAAGATCCCCGAAGGATCACGCACGGCGAAAGGAAAAGCGGTCGTCAACCTGATCAACCTCGAAGCGGACGAAAAGATCCGTTCGGTGATCCCGACGACCGACTTCGACGAAAACAAATCGCTCGTCTTCTTTACCCAAAACGGTATCGTCAAGCGTACGGCGCTGAACGAATTCTCCAACATCCGCAGCACCGGCGTTCGTGCGATCGTGCTCGATGAGGGGGACACTCTCGTCACTGCCCACATTGCAAACGAAGAGACCAAATACCTCTTCATCGTCACCAAATTCGCGCAGTGCATCAAATTTGAAATCGACAAGACCCGTGACCAGGGACGCAGCACCCGCGGGGTCCGCGGTATCAAGTTCAAGATCGAGGGCGACAGCGTCGTCGATGCGAACATCATCAAATCCGACGACGAAGAGATCCTCATGGTAAGCGAAAAAGGGATCGGGAAACGGACAACCGCCGAAG includes:
- a CDS encoding ammonium transporter codes for the protein MKKWLLALSLLGVSAFAEEAAAAPVLNSGDTAWMMMSTALVMLMTPIGLAMFYAGMTRAKNVLNTYAMVFGAFVVAFIAWVVAGFSIAFGTAEGPMNQVIGGFGHLMLSGISWTEFASVDLGQLYPKFVFVVFQGTFAAITVAIAAGSVIERMKFSTWMVFAFIWTIVVYAPITHMVWGGGYLFNEGALDFAGGTVVHMNGGLAGLVLALLIGKRAGYPKTAMKPASVILTAIGAGLLWFGWYGFNGGSAFGANAIAGVAYLTTTVAAAVATLTWIIVEYAVFKKPTLLGAATGAIAGLVAITPAAGFVDVSGAFIIGAVGALVAFYGVTVLKKKLGYDDSLDAFGVHFLAGLWGAIATGVFALYTPNGDNALLWAGPLKDAGDRMGQIMVQAESVLIVGLFTLVGTIVVYYVAMALTGGSRVNEEQESQGLDESVHGERGFNL
- the exbB gene encoding TonB-system energizer ExbB yields the protein MDNSWLTWAEQALDYGVIGILVVMSVVSLWFFIERLMTYGSIRISDYETKEELELDLGNNVSTIATIGSNAPYVGLLGTVLGIMITFYALGDAGAVDPKKIMTGLALALKATAMGLVVAIPSIVFYNILLRKMEKIITRWEIQNKTKG
- a CDS encoding ammonium transporter translates to MDLSYALDTLFALFSITLIILMVPGFAMLEAGLVRTKNVSSVLTVNVMIYAVASMAFILVGFELAFGGFQSTSMSQWAFFMFQMAFVGKAINIMSGGVGERAKLLPLTLFTVIMGTLIYPTSVNISWGSDWLKGTVLDLNIVDLAGSTVIHSTGGWALLAAILIIGARKGRYAGNQIRVIPASNIPLVVLGAMLLWIGWFGFNGGSVGSIATKEAADSVTLTVFNTNTAGLAGAIAAGVLIYIRYRLFDITMILNGALGGLVAVTAGPHLYTTVDAIAVGGIGGALVVLAVPLFDRLRIDDPVGALSVHLVNGIWGTLAVGLFAADPSGGVTFLNQLKGVAVIGAFVFSVSFALIYLINIVIPFRASDEEQLQGLDVSECGLESYPEFKRAI
- a CDS encoding 2OG-Fe(II) oxygenase, with the translated sequence MHQISNYVYARDELLGMKIPTKRLPNPYHDFPYLVLEGVLSPAECRAITEAALADRDAVAAELRGKSLDTAIRKTDIHTLTPEHRAVYERRFSTVRGEIERFFAVSLTQATDVQVLGYDQGSFYVRHSDDSSELRDLEGNTIGFRTVAPERKITTVLFTTSYTPNPTDTDHFSGGELLFNYLCDAQGNTITLRPEAGDMVVFLSNPYFSHEVLPVREGFRLSLVQWHDAHF
- a CDS encoding HAMP domain-containing sensor histidine kinase encodes the protein MFRSVEIALTSLYVFTTAVLVGGIYYLHQVIGFQQWGIIALGVLLVTVGVGRVLAKIALDPLREHFDHLERLSKETLHELNLPVNTITANVEMLRKTNTDDKSLKRLERIETAATMLKERYNELDYLIKKQMERERIESFDLETLLSERLDFLRPLYPGVAWEILTGSWNVQCDRIGLGKVIDNLVENGIKYSPHSPAIAIVMESNTLSICDKGQGMDEITLMRIYDRYYQNDTAMAGYGIGLGLVKRYCDRHGIGLHVASRPGEGTCVKLEFKKGEKQNG
- a CDS encoding phosphomannomutase/phosphoglucomutase → MSIYREYDIRGIFDKELNEETITRLGYALADEMRPHGEYVAVGYDARSHSPVLFEYLAAGLNAGGMKVLGMGMVPTPVNYFCNYQDFGGITPCASVMITGSHNPSEYNGFKITIDKAPFFGEQIYALGRKIEALPFPPKVARQVIEIDALSRYKAYMIEAFGHLRGMPQRIVYDCGNGVAGLAIDDIFRSLGLNAKGIYTDPDGTFPNHHPDPSEEHNLEDIKELLFKEGDIAFAYDGDSDRIAVLTRANNIKGDMMALLFALKMERPTVIGEVKCSQVMYDTLRERGATAVMYKTGHSNLKVKMKELHADLACEVSGHVFFSDRYFGYDDAIYATLRMLELIQDGIDLDAEIAKLPKVFSTEEIKVKTTEQEKFPLIAKLKELLKNPPAGFPAIREIIDVDGVRVIFDHGWGLVRASNTTPVLVTRFESTDESEAKRYEEALNAMIGEAQKQLGGR
- the pyrC gene encoding dihydroorotase, which translates into the protein MKTVTLTMPLDMHLHLRDGEMLETVAPLTSYSFSGALVMPNLVPPVTTKEMVSGYKERILHATGADDFEPYMTLFYQNYSRAFLEEIKDDIIAIKLYPSGVTTNSEGGVASFDIESMRETLEAMSDLGIVLSVHGETNGFVMDREAEFMSVYEMLASNFPRLKIVMEHITTRDAVEMLDKYDNLYATITVHHLMITLDDVAGGLLRPHLFCKPIAKRPNDREALLKVALEAHPKVMFGSDSAPHPKHAKESCGCGAGVFTAPIALQLLCEIFDAHGKLDNLQAFVSDNAQRIYGICAEYKEVTLSKREFHVPDIYGSVVPMKAGETLKWSIERVD
- a CDS encoding response regulator transcription factor; this translates as MSTKILLLEDDLLFGESIADLLEEEGFEVHFCRNGQEALDATYASHFDLYLLDINVPLIDGLSLLRELRRANDTTPAIYLTSHQETGVLSEAFEIGAEDYLKKPFDTQELIVRTHALLRRSKGTSRRCAGDLCIDERHKCVMMGDKEIPFTLKEYQLMVLFIQNVGEIVTKEMIMDALWSPSEMISEGAVRVYINRLKQEIGSERIVNIRGVGYRLVP
- a CDS encoding biopolymer transporter ExbD, with the protein product MKRIDSINVIPFIDIMLVLLVMVLTTATFVKTGLIPVDLPEAKGASAEHKPSELKLTIKKDGSLWIDEKTQVSLEQFEQKVLQGGKEMTVVLYSDKEAAFQNFVGVMDVLKRLGHEQLYIVTDKK
- the gyrA gene encoding DNA gyrase subunit A, with the translated sequence MNDLLDNSEINDINIEDTLKSSYLDYSMSVIIGRALPDVRDGLKPVHRRILYAMDKLNLSAGAKYKKSARIVGDVIGQYHPHGDTSVYDALVRMAQPFSMRAPLVDGQGNFGSVDGDNAAAMRYTEARMTRYAGELLKDLDKDTVDMVDNYDGTTQEPDVLPTRVPNLLINGSAGIAVGMATNIPPHNPQEVLQALVYLIDNPGASLIDIMQFIKAPDFPTGGTIYGKKGILDAYETGRGRIRVRAKTHIEKKSNKDVIVIDELPYQVNKARLIESIAELVKDKFIEGISEIRDESDREGIRVVIELKRDAMSEIVLNNLYKSTNMETTFGIIMLSTFNQEPRVFTLLEMLGHFINHRKTVIIRRTIFDLEKAKARAHILEGLKKALDHIDAIIKLIRGSADGESAKNGLMEQFGFSPIQAQAILDMRLQRLTGLEREKIENELREILAHIEYLESILRSEEVLKGIIKEEFTELVEQYNIPRLTDIEDNYDDINIEDLIPNEPMVVTITHRGYIKRVPLAAYEKQRRGGKGKVAVTTYDDDFIEKFYTCNTHDTLMFVTDRGQLHWLKVYKIPEGSRTAKGKAVVNLINLEADEKIRSVIPTTDFDENKSLVFFTQNGIVKRTALNEFSNIRSTGVRAIVLDEGDTLVTAHIANEETKYLFIVTKFAQCIKFEIDKTRDQGRSTRGVRGIKFKIEGDSVVDANIIKSDDEEILMVSEKGIGKRTTAEEYRLTNRAGSGVIAMKLNAKTGSTVVGCLMVDESMDMMALTKAGKMIRVDMQTIAKSGRNTSGVYIVKGDDVASISRCPKNDEEEGDGENEEGSFELE
- a CDS encoding P-II family nitrogen regulator, producing the protein MKKIEAVIKPFKLEDVKDALAEIGITGMTVSEVKGYGRQKGHSELYRGAEYVVDFLPKIKMEMVVDDAMVDQVVNTVVEAARTGKIGDGKIFVSDVSKIVRIRTGETDVEAI
- a CDS encoding P-II family nitrogen regulator, yielding MKKIEAVIKPFKLEDVKDALAEIGITGMTVSEVKGYGRQKGHSELYRGAEYVVDFLPKIKMEMIVDDAMAEQVVNTIVEAARTGKIGDGKIFVSDVERIIRIRTGETDGDAI